Proteins from a single region of Bacteroidota bacterium:
- a CDS encoding right-handed parallel beta-helix repeat-containing protein: MRALLLTLALLLPTAASAQLSGTYTIGGASPDYATISEAVSDLDDFGLGGPVTFLLRPGVYSDQINPGALGTSATNTFEIRSENPSNRATIKVDATASANYVWRINNTKFVTFRDIDFIEANNDAFGRILVIEGTSSDITVDGCTFSGRIGALTDSGSLVWADPSSHDNLTFTGNTFTSGYGGLDLDQFFTLGNSTGLDVIGNVFEDQLRFGVDVTSGVDQTTLSANMISSRPNTDLYTGILFSGTGEITDNVVDAQNRALFAGGSTTALIANNFFAVESSSGLDEGVDLTGSASVDFFHNTVYVYGTSAGRALKSASTSGDGSDISIQNNLLINETGGPALSFRVNGPFAGTSDYNDLFTTGDVLVEDDGESYLTLDDYQDGTDLDLNSVAVPVTFADAQSADLHLAGGSVSDPDLLGLPVGITEDIDGDPRSATRPYMGADEGEDLSPLAGTYSVGVPGLSDFDDPFEAIAALNARGISAPVLFDILAFDYTGQAVIEDFERVGAADDPVTFRGNFIDQPGFPRPTLRYAAAGSADNYILLLDGADFVTIERLEFEATGTNNIGRLIVLDDGPDGEGVDDLTVRDNTLEGIVWVGPAGNPGGAELVATIDNATGGHDRARFTGNTFIDGTNGLRLSPTDNPGARNEDAEVSGNTFTDLRSTAMFAHAPAITVQGNTVTSDEGGGFQLFYGDGGCTITENRITLGVPSFNGINLRVDGTEAEPCLVANNFVSADRPVRIDGGSSFVRVLHNTLFSKDERVLWVPNASDVTVLNNILYHSAGGFAFEASASAIAEADHNALFTTGSSLARISSVNYTDLAAYQAGTGFGANSVSKTVTFADAPGGDLHLTGSSDGDDDLGGTPLAEVPTDIDGEDRGTPPYMGADEASALTPPANFDLVAAATSPLTVAPGGSVSFDYTIANNTANPATGDLWFAASPGGFDGIIVSGTLPGGQTFSGSYTQPVPGFTPPGTYAYDLNIGNFPNLIVDTETFTVTVTGAAREGGAEAWAVTEATPWPTFEEAEGELEAASEALPSEFALAAAYPNPFTRSATVGFALPEAASVRVSVYDVLGREVAVLVDAPLEAGRHAVQLEAGRLASGVYLVRMVAGGYAAVERVTLAR, encoded by the coding sequence ATGCGCGCTCTCCTCCTGACCCTCGCGCTCCTGCTGCCCACGGCAGCCTCGGCGCAGCTCAGCGGCACCTACACCATCGGCGGTGCCAGCCCCGACTACGCCACCATCAGCGAAGCCGTTAGCGACCTCGACGACTTCGGCCTCGGCGGACCGGTGACCTTCCTGCTCCGGCCCGGCGTCTACAGCGATCAGATCAACCCCGGCGCACTCGGCACCTCGGCCACGAACACTTTTGAGATTCGCTCCGAGAACCCGAGCAACCGCGCCACAATCAAGGTCGACGCGACAGCCTCGGCCAACTACGTCTGGCGCATCAACAACACAAAGTTCGTGACCTTCCGCGACATCGACTTCATCGAGGCCAACAACGATGCCTTCGGGCGCATCCTGGTCATCGAAGGCACGTCCTCTGACATTACCGTGGACGGCTGCACCTTCTCGGGCCGTATCGGGGCCCTCACCGACAGCGGCTCGCTCGTCTGGGCGGACCCCAGTTCCCACGACAACCTCACGTTCACCGGCAACACGTTCACTTCGGGCTACGGCGGGCTCGACCTAGACCAGTTTTTTACCCTTGGCAACAGTACGGGCCTGGACGTCATCGGCAACGTATTCGAAGACCAACTTAGATTCGGAGTAGACGTCACCAGTGGCGTGGACCAAACGACCCTCAGCGCGAACATGATCTCTTCGAGGCCAAACACAGATTTGTATACCGGGATCTTATTCAGCGGTACAGGCGAGATCACCGACAACGTAGTCGATGCTCAGAATAGGGCGCTGTTCGCTGGTGGCAGTACCACGGCACTCATCGCCAACAACTTCTTCGCGGTCGAGTCGAGCTCCGGCCTCGATGAAGGCGTAGACTTGACGGGAAGCGCAAGTGTAGACTTTTTCCATAACACGGTATACGTCTACGGCACGAGCGCTGGACGCGCACTCAAAAGTGCTAGCACGTCTGGGGACGGATCAGATATCTCGATCCAGAACAACCTCTTGATCAACGAGACAGGCGGCCCTGCCCTCTCATTTCGCGTTAACGGCCCCTTTGCGGGAACGAGCGACTACAACGACCTCTTCACGACGGGGGACGTGCTGGTGGAAGACGACGGGGAGAGTTACTTAACCCTGGACGACTACCAGGACGGCACCGACCTCGACCTGAACTCTGTCGCCGTCCCGGTGACGTTCGCCGACGCCCAGAGCGCCGACCTCCACCTCGCCGGAGGCTCCGTCAGCGACCCGGACCTGCTCGGCCTGCCCGTCGGCATCACCGAGGACATCGACGGCGACCCGCGCAGCGCTACGAGGCCGTACATGGGTGCCGACGAGGGCGAGGACCTCTCCCCGCTCGCAGGCACCTACTCGGTTGGCGTCCCCGGCCTCAGCGACTTCGACGATCCCTTCGAGGCGATTGCCGCGCTCAACGCGCGCGGCATCAGCGCGCCCGTGCTCTTCGACATCCTCGCCTTCGACTACACCGGGCAGGCCGTCATCGAGGACTTCGAGCGCGTCGGCGCGGCCGACGACCCGGTCACCTTCCGCGGCAACTTCATCGACCAGCCCGGCTTCCCGCGCCCGACGCTCCGCTACGCGGCTGCGGGCAGCGCCGATAACTACATCCTCCTCCTCGACGGGGCCGACTTCGTGACCATCGAGCGCCTGGAGTTCGAGGCTACCGGCACCAACAACATCGGCCGCCTGATCGTCCTCGACGACGGCCCCGACGGCGAGGGCGTGGACGACCTCACGGTCCGCGACAACACCCTCGAAGGCATCGTGTGGGTCGGACCGGCCGGCAACCCCGGCGGGGCCGAACTCGTCGCCACGATCGACAACGCGACTGGCGGCCACGACCGCGCCCGCTTCACCGGCAACACGTTCATCGACGGCACCAACGGCCTCCGCCTCAGCCCGACCGACAACCCGGGGGCGCGCAACGAGGACGCCGAGGTTTCCGGCAACACGTTCACCGACCTCCGCAGCACGGCCATGTTCGCCCACGCCCCGGCCATCACCGTCCAGGGCAACACGGTCACCTCCGACGAGGGCGGCGGCTTCCAGCTCTTCTACGGCGACGGCGGCTGCACGATCACCGAGAACCGGATCACGCTCGGCGTGCCGAGCTTCAACGGGATCAACCTCCGCGTGGACGGCACCGAGGCCGAGCCGTGCCTGGTTGCCAACAACTTCGTCAGCGCCGACCGCCCGGTGCGGATCGACGGCGGGTCGAGCTTCGTCCGCGTGCTCCACAACACGCTCTTCTCGAAGGACGAGCGCGTGCTCTGGGTCCCGAACGCGAGCGACGTGACGGTGCTCAACAACATCCTCTACCACAGCGCGGGCGGCTTCGCCTTCGAGGCGAGCGCGAGCGCCATCGCCGAGGCCGACCACAATGCCCTCTTCACGACTGGCAGTTCGCTCGCCCGGATCAGCAGCGTGAACTACACTGACCTCGCCGCCTACCAGGCGGGCACCGGCTTCGGAGCCAACTCCGTCTCGAAGACCGTCACCTTCGCCGATGCCCCCGGCGGCGACCTCCACCTCACCGGCTCGTCCGACGGCGACGACGACCTCGGCGGCACGCCGCTCGCGGAGGTCCCGACCGACATCGACGGGGAGGACCGGGGCACCCCGCCCTACATGGGGGCCGACGAAGCCTCCGCCCTCACGCCCCCCGCCAACTTCGACCTCGTCGCCGCCGCCACCAGCCCACTCACCGTCGCCCCCGGCGGCTCGGTCTCGTTCGACTACACGATCGCCAACAACACCGCCAACCCCGCCACCGGCGACCTCTGGTTCGCCGCCAGCCCCGGCGGCTTCGACGGGATCATCGTCTCCGGCACGCTGCCGGGCGGCCAGACCTTCAGCGGCAGCTACACCCAGCCCGTGCCCGGCTTCACGCCGCCGGGGACGTACGCCTACGACCTCAACATCGGCAACTTCCCCAACCTGATCGTGGACACGGAGACGTTCACCGTGACGGTGACCGGCGCGGCGCGCGAGGGCGGGGCCGAGGCGTGGGCGGTGACCGAGGCGACGCCGTGGCCGACGTTCGAGGAGGCCGAGGGTGAGCTGGAGGCGGCGTCGGAGGCGCTGCCGTCCGAGTTCGCGCTGGCGGCGGCGTACCCGAACCCGTTCACGCGCTCGGCGACGGTGGGCTTCGCGCTGCCGGAGGCGGCGTCGGTGCGGGTGTCGGTCTACGACGTGCTGGGGCGCGAGGTGGCGGTGCTGGTGGACGCGCCGCTGGAGGCGGGTCGTCACGCGGTGCAGCTGGAGGCGGGGAGGCTGGCCTCGGGGGTGTACCTGGTGCGGATGGTGGCGGGTGGGTACGCGGCGGTGGAGCGGGTGACGCTGGCGCGCTGA
- a CDS encoding T9SS type A sorting domain-containing protein: protein MQRSLLLALGLLLLATPASAQVTVGQSDDFQDGTTQDWRNGRNTPDVSNVATGGPDGAGDSYLQVVADGSFIAGRLAVFNDEQWSGDFTAAGVTSVTVDLNNTGANDLVIRLWIENNFAGPGDGDVVSTDGVSLPAGSGWQSFTFSVLPEDLTPLGATSAGDVLTNVRRFRFYHGPTATAPGPNIVAELGLDNITADGAAGPNFDLTATNTSPLSTAPGGSVSFDYTVTNNTSNAATGDVWFTASPGGQRGIIRSGTLPAGQTVSASFTQPVPGNAPPGIYTYTINLGQFPNAVVDSESFALIVAAARSAPGAPLAWAVTDAAPWSVVEVPAAQSAATPERFALHAAYPNPFETATSLGFDVPEATSLNVTVYDVLGREVAVLLDRTVEAGRHTVRLDGAGLSRGVYLVRLQAGAVSQVRRVTLVR, encoded by the coding sequence ATGCAACGTTCCCTCCTTCTCGCCCTCGGGCTGCTCCTGCTTGCGACCCCTGCCTCGGCCCAGGTCACGGTCGGCCAGTCCGATGACTTCCAGGACGGCACGACGCAGGACTGGCGCAACGGCCGCAACACGCCCGACGTCTCGAACGTCGCCACCGGGGGCCCGGACGGCGCGGGCGATAGCTACCTCCAGGTCGTCGCCGACGGCAGCTTCATCGCGGGCCGGCTCGCGGTCTTCAACGACGAGCAATGGAGCGGCGACTTCACGGCGGCCGGCGTCACTTCGGTCACCGTGGACCTCAACAACACCGGGGCCAACGACCTCGTGATCCGGCTGTGGATCGAGAACAACTTCGCCGGCCCCGGCGACGGCGACGTGGTCTCGACCGACGGCGTCTCGCTCCCGGCCGGCAGCGGCTGGCAGTCGTTCACGTTCTCGGTGCTGCCGGAGGACCTCACCCCGCTCGGCGCGACGAGCGCCGGCGACGTCCTCACCAACGTACGGCGCTTCCGCTTCTACCACGGACCGACGGCGACGGCCCCCGGTCCCAACATCGTCGCCGAACTCGGCCTCGACAACATCACCGCCGACGGCGCGGCCGGCCCGAACTTCGACCTCACGGCGACCAACACCTCGCCGCTCTCGACGGCTCCGGGCGGCTCGGTCTCGTTCGACTACACGGTCACCAACAACACCTCGAACGCGGCCACCGGCGACGTTTGGTTCACGGCCAGCCCCGGCGGGCAGCGCGGGATCATCCGCTCCGGCACGCTCCCGGCGGGCCAGACCGTGAGCGCCAGCTTCACGCAGCCCGTCCCGGGCAACGCCCCGCCCGGCATCTACACCTACACCATCAACCTCGGCCAATTCCCGAACGCCGTCGTGGACTCGGAGAGCTTCGCGCTCATCGTGGCGGCAGCCCGCTCGGCCCCCGGTGCGCCGCTGGCGTGGGCCGTGACCGACGCTGCCCCCTGGTCCGTAGTCGAGGTCCCAGCTGCGCAGTCTGCCGCGACGCCCGAGCGGTTCGCACTGCACGCGGCCTACCCGAACCCGTTTGAGACTGCTACGTCGCTCGGCTTCGACGTGCCGGAGGCGACGAGCCTGAACGTGACCGTCTACGACGTACTCGGGCGCGAGGTCGCCGTCCTCCTCGACCGGACCGTCGAGGCGGGCCGGCACACCGTGCGTCTCGATGGAGCCGGGCTGTCGCGCGGGGTCTACCTCGTCCGTCTCCAGGCGGGCGCGGTCTCCCAGGTCCGCCGCGTCACCCTCGTGCGGTAG